TTTAATAATTCTTCCAAAGCCGCCTGGCCAACCGCCGGGGTTTTTGAGATATATCTTTCAACCGCAAAAACTTTATTACAGGAGGCCTCGGGATCCAGATTACTGTTATTAAAATAAATTTTGACCTTAGAAGTTTCCTTCGGGCTTATTGCCTGTTTTGCTTCGCCGCAAGCCCGGGTTGGGGCCGGTGCCGAGGGATTGCCGTGTTTTATCCATTGGCCATTACTGCAAATCCAATCGTCTTCGTTGCTTAAAGTTTTAACCAAAACCATCGCGGCGGCAATCGCCAAAAAAATTAAAATTACCGAAATAAAAACTTTCTTATACATAAAAAATTATTTCTTCCAATATCCATCGGCCTCTTTCTCCATCGCCGCCAATCTCGTGTAATAATCCGCGAATTCATTCAGATGCGCCAAAGCGATTTTTCCGGTCATCATCGGTTCGTCATCGGTAACATTGGTTTTCGGGCTACGGGTGCCGTGCTCCAGCTCCACATCCATCCCCATCTGGAACTGCTCCACGTCAAATTCCGACCAATCAATGCCCAGCGCCTCGCCGATTTTTTTCGCCTCTTCGGCTGAAAAATGATTTATGTCCGCCATATTTTTAAAATTAATTTTCCCGGCCTTTGTTTGAAAAAAACTTGTCGCTTAATAATTTTGCCAACCAAACAGAAAGAAGAAAAATCCCCGTCCCGAAAGCCCAAAGGGCGATAATAAAAAATATCGGATCTTCAAATTCCAACCAAGAAGAAAGTAAATTATGAAAAATTGTGGCGATAAGGGCGACTGAAAGCATAATCACAACTCCGAGCCCTTTCGTAAAAATTCCGACTCTTTTAAAAAGGAAATAAGCCGACCCCATTGAAGCCAAAAACCAGATTATAAAATAAAACATTTCTATGAAACTTTATTCCCTTTCTTTTTGGAAAAAACAAAAATATAAAGAATTTCCAAAATTGCAAAAGTATTGACAAGCAGAACAGCGACAAACCACCATCTCTGACTATCCCGAGCCGATTTCCAAAGAGCGATTCCTTTCCACGGCAGAGTCCATAAGATAATCAGCCAGCCGATCCATTGATGTTGAATGATAAATTGTTCCATGGGTTTATTTTACCATATTTAAATTTATTTGTTATTCTTGCCGTCAATCACGATTAAAGCGTGAAAATCCTGATATAAACGGAAATCCTTTCTGAGATCTTTCTCAAATAATTTCTGGAGAAAATAATAGTCGTAATTGGCCGTCAGCCGGTTTTTCTTGGCAAACCGCCTGGTATATTCGTCAATGACAAAAACCGGCTTATCCAAGCCGTAAAGCAGAATGCTGTCGCAGGTTTCCGGGCCGATGCCCTTTAATTTTAACAATTCTTCCCTTAATTTATTTAAATCTGCTTTTTTCAGCGCTTTCAAACCGCCGTGTTTTTTCAGAATAAACTTCGCCAAACCGAAAAGATAACCGGCTTTCTGCCGGTAAAAACCCGATGGCCTTATAAGCAGGGCTAATTTATTTTTGTTTTTTAACCCCAGCTGATAAATATTTTTTAAAGAACTTATCTTTGCCTTTTTTAAATTAGCCATGGCTAATTCCGCGTTTCTCCAGTTGGCCCGCTGGGTTAAAATCGCTCCGATAATAACCTCTTCTCTTTCCTTGTTTGTTTTCGGCCTTTTGCACCACAAAACCCACTGGCCTTTTGGGTGGCCGTATTTTTTCCGAAGTTTTTGATATAGCCCAAAAATTTTATTATCTATTGTCGCCACTGCCGTGGAGAGCGCCGCGGTCTTTGCGAGATTGGAGTTTTTCAATGTTTAAGGAAGCGATTTCTTCCAAAGAAAGATTCAACTCCGTGGCCAGCTGGGAAAAATACCATAAAACATCTCCCAATTCTTTGGAAATTTCCTTTCTGGTTTCCTCGTCAATAACGCCATTTTTGTCCCGCAGGACTTTTTTGATTTTCTCCGCGATTTCTCCTGCTTCGCCCACCAATCCTAAAGTCGGATAAATGAAATTTTTATCCTTGTCGGGATAAATCGCCGTTTCTCTTGATTTTTTTTGATATTCCTCGAATGTCATAGTTATTATTCTACTATCTTTTCTCCCAAACATCTATTTGCCTAAAAATCTTTCTATCAATCTGATTCTTTTTTCTATCTTGGCTTTTTCCGCTCCGGTTGGGGCTTTAAATTTTTCCATCTTCATCTTTTTCAACGCTTTTTCCGGCTCTCCTTTTTCAATAAAAAAACCATACTTCGGTCCAAATAATTCCTTTTCTAATTTAACCCTTTCTATTTCCGGCAAACCGCTGGCTTTATAGGCCTCCGGCCTTCTTAACCAGCCCTTGAATTCTTCTCTTCTCAAGAATGGTTTTCCGGCAAAACCGGAAGTATCTTTCTTCTCTTCTTTCGGAAACGGTATTTTCTCAGGTTTTTCTTTCGCTTCCCCTTGGCTAAGTTGTTGTTTTCTTTCAAATAAAGACATAGAATCAAAATTATTTATTTTTCGACCTAATTTTTTTGTTGGCCGGCTAGGTATTCTTATTCCCTTATTCGCGCGAATTAGAGAAGAGAAACAATGTATTTTACTGCCGAATCTTGATCGCCGGATAAACGATAAAACATTTGCAAACTTCGTTGTTCTTTTTCAAGAATATCTACTGCCAACAAAATACCAAGATGTTTCGAGGTAGCTTTAAATGACAAATCAATTTCCTGAGCAATTTCTGCCACCGGCGCCTCTTTGTTTTCTTTTAAGTACTTCAATATCGCCAGACGCCGCCGGTTAGCTAAAACTTTCAAGATTTTCTCCAATTTGCACATATATAAATGATATTATTTGATATTATTTATATTATACCAAATTTTGATCCATTCTCTAATTCGCGCGAATTAGAGAATGGAAATTTTGATTATTTAAATTCTCAATTAATTTTTATTTAATAAGGAAAAATATTTTATTCCGTTGCCATCCTTATTTTTCCGCATTTTTCCTGTACCTCTTCCGCGGCAATAATAATATCATCAATAGACGGTTCGGTTGCCTTTAATGTTCCGCCGTTTTTTAATTTAGCCGAAACTTCCAAACTATGAGTTTGCCCCGTGCTTTCAACCTCGCAATTGTAAATCGCCTGCTTGATTGCCAGCCATTCCGGAGTATCTCCCGGGCAAGAAGTAAATTCACAATTAGGACCGGTTCGGCCGACAGAGGAACCGTCCGGACAAAGTTTGGCTTCTTGAGTGCACGCTACCTGCTTCGGGATTTTATTTTGAAACTGCCAAACAGAATAATTAAGGTAGCCGGCGAAACTAACCCAAAGAATATATGGGAACAAAAGCCAAGCCGCCGGCCGAGAAATCTTATAGAAAAACAAAATTGTGGCAAATATAGCCAGCCAAAGGATAATAATTTCCAAAAACGCCGCGCCGGGGTTTCTTAAACCAAAAAAGATAATTGACCAAAACACGTTAAGCGTGAGTTGAATCATAAATACTCCCAAAGCAATTCTAACTTCCCTCCGCTCAAGCCCCCTGCGCCAGACCAGAAACGCGGCAATACCCATCAAAAAATAAAGCGTTGTCCAAACCGGACCAAAAATCCAATTTGGCGGACTAAAAGCCGGTTTAGCCAAAGTCGCGTACCAAGTTGAAATTGCCGAGACGGTGAAAATTGAACCAATAATGCCGGCAATCTCTGATACGACTATTGCGATAACAAGCTTAGAAAAGTTGTTGATTTTCATAAATTTATTCTCTTATTCGCGCGAATTAGTCCATCTCAACGGATCAACGACAATTACTGTTGAGCCGTTGAAATTTACTTTACCTTTTCGTAATAGACATGCCGGCCGGTTTTGCCGATTTGGCGGATAAAACCTTCCTTTTCCAACTCGTCCAAGTAGCGCGTGGCGGTGGCGTCGGAAACACCGAGTAAGTTTTCTATATCATCATTTACCACTCTATTATTTGGGGCCGCGCCGAAAAACTCCGTAATCTTTCGCTTGTTTTCCGCTTTCTCTTGCGCCTGCTTTTCAACTAGCCCCGGTAGAGGTTTTCTCTCTAATGGAGTAAGCGATTCCCCGCTTTTTCCCCCCGCTCTTCGTCTCCTCGCCAAATAAGTTCCCAGTATTACCCCTGCTATGCCTGCGATGATTAAAATTATATAGTTCATGGGTTTATTTCATTCCGACATTCTTGAGAATGTGAGAATGTTTTATTTATTCTATTTTTTGACTTTTTGGTTATCCACATTCCCATTCTTGACATCGTCGACCAGCCGGCATATACTAAAATCAGAATTTATAGGAAAAAGCACCTCTTAAGGTTTCGTCCTTTGGCGGTGTTTTTTCATTTTATGCTCTTATATTCCAGCTTCCCCCGCAAATTATCCATAAATACGATTTTCCCTTTGGCTGATTTTTTAAGCAAACTGGAACAAGTTTTGTTATAAGAACTCATCGCAATTTGAAGTTTGTTATTTTCATAAAGATATTTTACTAAAGAATAAAAATCGCCATCGCTTGAGACAATCACCGCTTTATCGTAATTATCGTAATCTATCATCGCCTGCAATACCAAGTCGGCGTCTATATTGCCTTTAGTGTTGCCGTCTTTATCCGGAATAGTTGGTTTTAAAATCAATACATAACCGGCTTTTTGAAGCGAAGAATATAAATCTTGGTTTGTGGGAATATATCCAATAAATAGATATGCCGTAGAAACATTATATTTTTCTTTTAAATAGACCCTGAATTTTCTCCAATCAAGTTTCCATCCCAAAGCTTCGATTCCTAAATTTAAATTATTACTATCTATAAAAGCGTAATTATTTTCTTTTTGTTTCATATTTTCTTAATTTTAACCGAAAACCAATATTATATAAACTATTCCCCCTATTCGCGCGAATTAGACCATATAAATTTGTGCTCCTAATTTTTTTGCCTGCCCTGAACGGAGTTGAAGGGTTTCTTCTGTGCTCGCCCCTCTTCTTTTCCCGCTCTTCGCCTCCTCGCCAAATAAGTTCCGGTTATTAAACCCGCTATGCCTGCGATGATCAAAATTATGTAGTTCATAAATTTATTGCGCCCTTCCGTAGCTTTATGCGAAGGAGGGTTTGTCTAACCTGTGGCGAGTTAGTTACCCCTATTCCCATTAGTGAATTTTTTAGCTTCGGTTTTTGCGCGCTCAATCATAAACTTCACTCCTTCATTCATATTTGTTTCCTGAATTTCAATATCGGGATGCTTATTTTTGAAAACGCGGTATATCTCATCGGCAAAGGCCTGTCCGATAACCGGCACCCGGTCAAAATCCAACACAATAATCTTGAATTTCTCAAGCCCCGAAAGTACTCGGCGAGCTTGCGACCTGGAGATGTGCACTCCGCCTACGGTGTACAAACGAACGCGGATTTCCGTCTTATCAAACCCATAATCGCTATCGGCGGCGAGGTTGGTATATTTTTTGAATACATCATTCAAATGCCGCTCGGATTTTGTCGCGATTCTAAAAACAACACGCGTTCCCTTTTTAATTTGCTTAATTGTTTTGACGAAAATATCGGGAATTTTATTATCCTCAATAAATTGGTGCCCGAAACTATCAAGGAGAAAAAAATCGCTGACTTTTGAAGTGAAAAAAATTCCTTCACCGGAATGAGATTTCGGCATAGTGGTTGTTTTCCCTTTCAAGAGGTCCTGAATGGCTTCAAGCTCTGATTTGAGTTTTCTCTTTTGCATAATACTGCGAAAAACTCCGATGCCAAAATCCTCAACGATAAACGAGAGGTCATTATTTTCCAAAGCGACTTCCACGAAAATATTATTTGACTGCGAGTGCTCTATCGCGTTGTTAAGCATTTCCGAAAACGCGTAATCAAAAATGCTTTTTACGTTTTCTGAAAGTTTGCTAAGAGGCGAAAAAGTTTTTTCTATATCATCCAACACTGCGTGTTCTTTCAACGCTTTATTTATGAGCTTCCTGCGGTAACGAGTTGGCATCGCGCTCGGATGCTTTCTCGCAAATTCCGAAGAAATGTAAAAAGCGCTTCTGGTTGAGCCAATCTTAAGCAACTTGCCTTCTTTTACCAACTCTCTGATTAAACCATTAGCGTATTGTCTGGAAACTCCAAATTCTTCGGCAATGTCGCGAGTAGTTATCCGGCCCTCTTGGGCCCCTTTTTCAAGTATTTTTTGTTTATCCAGCATATATACATCAATTGTAAACCAACCAACATTAGATTGTCAAGTGATTGACAACCAACGATTACGCGCTGTAAAACGCTTGCTCTCCCCCCACCCTCCTGCCCAAATAAGCCCCCAAACCAACTCCTGCTATACCTGCGATGATTAAAATTATGTAGTCCATCCCGTTAGAGAAAGGAAGCGCTTTAAACGATTCCTTAAATATCTTTTGCCCATACCTGATTTTAGATACCTTTCTCGAGCAAAAGCATCGTCTTTATTAAGACATGCTTCATAGTAAACTAAGACAAAAGGACCACGACCTTTTGTGGAAAATACTAAACCTTCATTGTGTTCTTTAAAGCGCTTCCGCAAATCAGCAGTACAACCAGTATACCAACGCTTACTCTTATCACTCTGTATGATATATGTATACCACATTTGGTTTTCTCTAACGGGATTCATGGGTTTATTTTATCTGATTTTTGTTAGCCGAGCAGGCACGCAACATCAAATTATTTCATCAATTAAACCGGCATCTAGCGCCTCTTTGGCATTAAAGTATTTATCTCCATGAGCCATATCTGCAATTTTTTCCACTTTTTCTCCGCTTCTATTCGCATAAATTTCATAATATTTGTGGTCTAAATTTTTAAATGTATTCAGGGCCTCCTGCGCATTATCTACAGAACCACCAATCTGAATAGCGCTTTTATGAAGCATTAAAGTGCTGTTTTGGGTTATTATTCTCTTTTTACATGCCTGCAGAACTAACGATGCTCCAGAATAAGCAATCCCCGAAACGACACCAATCACGTTACGCTTACAACCACTCAGTAAATCAAAAATACCTAAAGCGGTATGAGTTTCTCCTCCACCCGAATTAATAAAAACTGTAATTTGATCTCCTTCCTTAGTCTGAGACATTAATTCAGAAAAACGCTTTGTAAAATTGATATAGAAATCTTTATTATCAATTTGTCCTGCAATCCAAATAGGGTTTTTAAAATCTATTGCCATAATTTTTATTTCTTAATCATTTCTTCGACTTTGTTTTGGCTTATTATAAGCCATTCTCTAATTCGCGCGAATTAGAGAATGGAAATTTTGATTATTTAAATTCTCAATTAATTTTTCGACTTTTTGGTTTTATATTCCCCTAATTTTTTTATTGGCCGGGGCATAAATTTATTTTTCTAATTCTTCTTTTAATGAGATAACTTGCGGCAGTTCTTTTCGCTTTTTTTGTTCTTCAGTTAAATTATCTTCCCAACAAATAATATAGTCACATTCTTTCGGATTGTGTCCGTGACTTATAAAATCGCCAGACATAACTTCAAATTCAATTTTTTTATACTTCCCTTTTTCATCTAGGGCTTCTGCATCCGGAAATGCTGGGGCTATTTTAGTTATCAAAGGAAAACCTAACTTAATATGAAATTTAGAAAACAAAAAAACCACTTCCTGCTCATATTTTGGTTCGGACACCAAGCCAAAGGGTGAAAATGGCTTGAATTTTCTCCCCGACCCCGCCTTATTAGTCTGCTTATTAGTGATTCTAGAAACAGGAAAACTCGTGTATAAAAATCCAACAAATAGTCCATTATCAAAATTCTTTAGTTGAGGATGTTGATTTTTGAAAGCAAGGAGCAAATCATTAAATAGTTCCCATTTTTGACCTACAGATAAAAAGTTGTAATCTTCTTTATATTTTTCATACGACTTTTTCCGGTAATCTAAATTAAGCGCTTCAGCCAGTTCTTCTAAATCCTCTGTTTTGTAGGCACAAATGACTTTTTCCGGGTAATAGCAAAAAAGGATTTTTTTGGCGATGTGCCTATCCCCCCTAAAACCTTTAATATCTTCCCAGTGGCTATCTATCTTTTCTGATATTGACAAAGAATTATTAACTACCACTTTCAATAATTCTTTTAATATTTCTGCGTTATCTCTCGCGTTCTCCCATACCTTTGCGCTACCAATATAAAGATGGCCTAAAACTTTTAATTTATGTTCGATCCAATCAAAAAAGTATTCCCCACCGGGATTGTATATGTCTTGCGGAGATAAATTATCAATTTGTTCCGGATTTTTCCGAAACGGGTAGCGACTTAAAAATTCAGCGTGTTTTTTCCACCCATCTTCTACATCTCTTTTATATTTTTGATTCTTTTTGAAATCTTCAATTTTCGCCTCTAACTCAATTTTATTTCCCATAAATTTATTTTCATAATTTTTTTATTGGCCACATTACCATAATCCTAAAATCTTCCAATTATTATGATACTTTTGAAAGCTTTTGGAGTTGAGGTATTTCCATTTAAACGTTATCGGGGCATTTCTGCTTTTGGCGGGTCTTCCCTCAATCCACGTTTTGTAATCTGAGCCGGCGGTTTTTGCAACGACGGATTGGGGCATAATCCAATATTCGGGCTCAACCACATCTTTTAATAAGACAAATACGTAAAAGAAATTTTTGCCGAGTATTTTCATTGAATCGCGTCCAACAATGAAACCACCTGTTCTAAGTCTACCAGTTTTAACTTGAATATTAGCCATTCGTTTACCGTCTACGCTTGATGCCAAAATATCTATATTAGGCACGTTCTTCAGGGTAATAGTGGCGATTGCACCATACTTGGAAATCTCAGCCGCGACAAAATGTTCGCCGGCAATACAGGTAAAAATTTTATGACCAATTCTAGAGGTTTTTTTCATATAAATTTATTATCCTAATTTTTTGTTGGCCAACAAAGTTGGCACGCCGCCTAAATTATTTAATCAGATTCCAATTATCGAGGAAATAACCCATTTCATGATCCATATTTCCGAGATACACCCTGTCGTCTCTAAATTTGATATTTACACGATAGCGTTTACCGTGGCCAACTTCCAGAATTGCTTTTTCGTGGACTTTCTTTTCAACTTCATGAAATGGCAAAATCAAAAAATTATTTTTCTTCTTACCATGCAAGACAAAAATATAATAGATATTACCGTTGCTGTGGCGTTCAAATGATACTTTGCGAATATCAAAAACATAAGTGTCAAAACTATTAAGATTTGAAGTTTTGACCTGAATACCAAACAATTGATTATCTTTGACCGCCACAATGTCCATTCCAACATCTACGCTCATTATGCTGGCATTGAAACCACGAAAAAGTAATTCGCTACAAACCAAATGCTCGCCACCTTTGCCGGTAAATCCTCCAGCGATAACAATTTTTTCTTCCTCCTCTTTTTCCGCTTCAATAATCTTTGGCGTTTCTTTGATTTCTTTTTTGTTTGGATTGAGCGCAAAAGTTCCGGGCGCGGTTTTGATAAAATCCGAGCCTTTGCCTTTGTTTTTAATATCAACCGTGATTTGCGCATTCATCGTCGCTTCCGGCGTTGCCCCTTCGGTTTCCAAAATGCCGGATTCCAAAGCTAACCTAGTGATTTCGGTGTGATGCAAGGGCGTTCCTGCCTTTTTTAATATTTCAATGGCTGATTGTTTGAAAGTGTTCATATAATTGCTTTTTCAATTATTTCGTCAATTTTGGCTCTTTCGGCGTCAATTTTCTGGTTCATTTCTTCTTGCTTATCCAATTCCGCTTTGATTTCATCAACGATTTTTTGCTGGTGTTCTAAGGAAATATCGGGAATTTGGAAATTTGAAATTTCGTTCGCATAGAGTTCGATTTGGTTTGTTGCTCCCGTAAAATCTCTTTCGATTTGAAAATATCCCAGAATACTTCTGAAGAAGTAAACAAAAAACAATAAATTATATTTCTTGTTATCAATTCTTATTATTGAAATATGGCCATCGGCCACTAAATCTTGATCTGTTTCTGCTAAATCAATTTTGCCAAGCGATACTTTACCTGTTGAAGCAATTAAAACATCATCCTCTTTGATACGTGATCTTGTCGAAGAGTTATAAAAATCCTGTTCAACGAATTCCTCTTGCGAAATTTCAATATATCCGTTTTTCAGGTGTCCGGTTTTTACAACAGGTATTTCACCATCCGGATTGTATTTTGGACCTGCCCCTCGATGATTTGGCTCGGTGATAATATCCTTTACTTGCGCCGTTTTAATACTATCCAAAAAATCCATCAGTTTTTTTGTGGGGATATTATGAAATCTCGTAGAAAATCTTAAGATGTCGCTTCTTGAAAATTCACTAAAATCAGTTTCAAAAGTTCTTAAAGTTCGGTTTTGAGCGGCTTGTGTTCCAGCCGTCATCCCCTTGCCAAATTCATTGTATAAATTTTCATCAAATTGAAACTCTCTCGCGAAAACTTTGTTGATAATTTCTTGTGCCGGAGTAATTTGGCTTTTCAGCTCCTTGATTCTCTTCTCAATCGGTTCAATTTGCACGACGACTTGGTCTTGCTTTGTCAAAAGTTTATCGATAATTTTTTTATCAAATTTTAAATTCAAAAAATCACCTTCTTTTAGTGTTGGGTATCCTTTTCCTTGCCTTGAAATAGCTATCAAATTCTCATAAAAAATTGTTCTTAGTGAATAATATAAAATCTTATTTAATTTCTTCGGGACTAAATGAACGAAAGCAGAAGTATAGAAATAATCTTTATTGCCTTTATCTATATAAATATATTTTTTTAAATTTGGACGAACTTTTGAAAGTAGTATTTCATTTTCTTTCGCTTTTATAATATCGCCTTTTTCTATCTTCTTATAATAATTTTCTTCCTCCTCTTTTCTCTCATCGAAATTTAATTTTACCGGCTCAACATCGCCCTCTTTCGAAACATTGCCTATTTCAGAATAAAAAAAATCATCGTCCAGTTTTTCAACATTAACTTTGTTTTCTGACGCAAATGTAAATAAATCATTAAAGGAATAAAATCGCTCGGCTAAAAATTCATTTTGAAAATTCAAAAAGTCGACATCATATCTAAATGACCTCTCTTTCCCTAACTCCCGAAAATCAATTGTAAATTGTTTTAGCGACATAGTTATTCTTAATTCGCTACATGACCACTACATGACTTTTGGCCTTAAATGCTAGCCTCGTAGGGGTTTAAAGACAAAATTCCAAATAACCGCTACATGCTTTCTATGCCCAAATTGGAACATATTCTTTTGGCTTTTCGGATTTTTTTATAAGCCTTTTTTCTATTGTGGCCTTGATAATCGCCGAAGCAGCAGGGTAATTCTTTTCTCCGATTCCAAGTCGCTCTCTTAATGTTGCATTTGTCATTCTGGAATTTTCTACATATTTCAAAATGCAGTGTTGAAAGCACGCACGCACCTTATCGTCTAATGTCATATCCCTTAAGCTTTTATGGGCATATAGGGTTACCTTTGTAAAATTTTCATATTTTTCAAAATTTGGAGCTGGCAGTTGATAAAGAGCAATACTAATCAGTGCTCTATCAATACCAGTTCCTCCTTCTTCACAAACGCCAATTTGTCTCATAAACGAGGCCATATCTTCATTACGAGAGCGAGGTGGATGGTCAATAAATCTATCAGTATCAATAAGCGGTTCTCCTGTGTTTGTTATTTCAATTCTATTATCAAATATCTCTATCATTGGCCCGGCTCCAGATATTGAAAGATCTTGATGAATAAGTGCGTTGGCGACAAATTCTCGAATGGCGACCTCTGGATACATTTTTACTTCTTTCCTTAATGATTTAGATATTTCTTCGTTATAGGGAAGCTTATCATTCACATAATCAAGCAAATTCTCAAAAGATATTGCATATCCAGACAAGCCCTCTTGTTCTTTTAATCGATTTACTCTCGTATTGCCTTTATAAGGCACAACTCGTACAGATTTTCTTTTTACGGTTGGAAAATCTTTTAAATTTTTTGCAAATAATATGGCACCAAGATTTGTAATGTCATAACAATTGTCAAAAACCTTCTTTACTAAACCGTGTTGAATCATTTTTTCTATAAATTGATGGGTTTCGCTTGGAAGTTCTTGTTTTGTAAGAGAAAAATATTTTGCATAATCTAATAAATTTAACACTTCCGACACATTAACATTCTCTTTAGCTATGCCCTTCTCAAAACTTTTTCTATTAATATTATTCCAAATTTTCCGCTCTTTATCGGGATAGTCAATTAGTTTAGGGGTAGTAGAGCCAACGCGAATATACGCGATATTATTAAATTTTATCGGTTGGTTAATCGCTGGTGGAATTTCAAAAATGACAATTTTTTTGGTCTCATATTTAAATTCATAGATTCTAAAATCAACCCGTGGATTTATTTTTCTAGACAACCAAAATTCTAATTGATCGTTTCCGATTTTTTCATTGCTTGGTGAAAAGTTAGTTCCGACAATATTGTGTGTATTGTCTTGAATTCCAAAAATCAGAAAAGCGTTCTTTTTATCATGCAAATTTGCCGAGTTCGAAAGAGCTGATATTCTTTTTCCAATATCATCTTCATTAAATTTATTTTCCTTAAATTCAACAGTTTCCGTTTCGTTTGGAAGGGAAACTAAATTTTTTATTAATTTTTCGAACTGTTCTTGGTCCATAATTTTTTACTCCCACTCAATTTTTCTCATATAATCCAATGCTGTTTTCATTACGCCATCATCAACTAAAACCTCGCCTTTGTCGTTCACGCGATAAAGTTCGTTCGGCATTGGTTTTTCGCCTCGTTTAGTTCTTTTGTAGCCGATATTTTCCACCTCTGCCATAAAAATTTTATAATTTAATTCTTTTGCTACTTCGCCAAAAACCCACCACGAATTTACAAAGCCAAAAACATCTTTGATGTCGTTATCATATTTGCAAAGCTCTTTCAGTTCGTCCGCGTATTTTTCAATCAATGCTTTTGCGGAAAGTTTTTTATCGCCTGTCTCCAAATAATTTTTTAACATTCTTGCTAAAATTTCTTTTTCTTGCGCTTCTTTCAAATCTTTGATTGAAGGCAGTTTTTTCCTGTCTTTTCCGTCAAGATACACGGCCAGTAAATTTTCACATCTGGTTTTAAGATTACTC
The sequence above is drawn from the bacterium genome and encodes:
- a CDS encoding winged helix-turn-helix domain-containing protein; the protein is MNTFKQSAIEILKKAGTPLHHTEITRLALESGILETEGATPEATMNAQITVDIKNKGKGSDFIKTAPGTFALNPNKKEIKETPKIIEAEKEEEEKIVIAGGFTGKGGEHLVCSELLFRGFNASIMSVDVGMDIVAVKDNQLFGIQVKTSNLNSFDTYVFDIRKVSFERHSNGNIYYIFVLHGKKKNNFLILPFHEVEKKVHEKAILEVGHGKRYRVNIKFRDDRVYLGNMDHEMGYFLDNWNLIK
- a CDS encoding Clp protease ClpP; its protein translation is MAIDFKNPIWIAGQIDNKDFYINFTKRFSELMSQTKEGDQITVFINSGGGETHTALGIFDLLSGCKRNVIGVVSGIAYSGASLVLQACKKRIITQNSTLMLHKSAIQIGGSVDNAQEALNTFKNLDHKYYEIYANRSGEKVEKIADMAHGDKYFNAKEALDAGLIDEII
- a CDS encoding GIY-YIG nuclease family protein, whose amino-acid sequence is MWYTYIIQSDKSKRWYTGCTADLRKRFKEHNEGLVFSTKGRGPFVLVYYEACLNKDDAFARERYLKSGMGKRYLRNRLKRFLSLTGWTT
- a CDS encoding nucleoside triphosphate pyrophosphohydrolase family protein, producing MTFEEYQKKSRETAIYPDKDKNFIYPTLGLVGEAGEIAEKIKKVLRDKNGVIDEETRKEISKELGDVLWYFSQLATELNLSLEEIASLNIEKLQSRKDRGALHGSGDNR
- a CDS encoding NYN domain-containing protein, which codes for MKQKENNYAFIDSNNLNLGIEALGWKLDWRKFRVYLKEKYNVSTAYLFIGYIPTNQDLYSSLQKAGYVLILKPTIPDKDGNTKGNIDADLVLQAMIDYDNYDKAVIVSSDGDFYSLVKYLYENNKLQIAMSSYNKTCSSLLKKSAKGKIVFMDNLRGKLEYKSIK
- a CDS encoding DUF4325 domain-containing protein, with amino-acid sequence MLDKQKILEKGAQEGRITTRDIAEEFGVSRQYANGLIRELVKEGKLLKIGSTRSAFYISSEFARKHPSAMPTRYRRKLINKALKEHAVLDDIEKTFSPLSKLSENVKSIFDYAFSEMLNNAIEHSQSNNIFVEVALENNDLSFIVEDFGIGVFRSIMQKRKLKSELEAIQDLLKGKTTTMPKSHSGEGIFFTSKVSDFFLLDSFGHQFIEDNKIPDIFVKTIKQIKKGTRVVFRIATKSERHLNDVFKKYTNLAADSDYGFDKTEIRVRLYTVGGVHISRSQARRVLSGLEKFKIIVLDFDRVPVIGQAFADEIYRVFKNKHPDIEIQETNMNEGVKFMIERAKTEAKKFTNGNRGN
- a CDS encoding endonuclease — its product is MATIDNKIFGLYQKLRKKYGHPKGQWVLWCKRPKTNKEREEVIIGAILTQRANWRNAELAMANLKKAKISSLKNIYQLGLKNKNKLALLIRPSGFYRQKAGYLFGLAKFILKKHGGLKALKKADLNKLREELLKLKGIGPETCDSILLYGLDKPVFVIDEYTRRFAKKNRLTANYDYYFLQKLFEKDLRKDFRLYQDFHALIVIDGKNNK
- a CDS encoding metalloregulator ArsR/SmtB family transcription factor, whose amino-acid sequence is MCKLEKILKVLANRRRLAILKYLKENKEAPVAEIAQEIDLSFKATSKHLGILLAVDILEKEQRSLQMFYRLSGDQDSAVKYIVSLL
- a CDS encoding DUF5652 family protein: MEQFIIQHQWIGWLIILWTLPWKGIALWKSARDSQRWWFVAVLLVNTFAILEILYIFVFSKKKGNKVS
- a CDS encoding putative DNA binding domain-containing protein, with product MDQEQFEKLIKNLVSLPNETETVEFKENKFNEDDIGKRISALSNSANLHDKKNAFLIFGIQDNTHNIVGTNFSPSNEKIGNDQLEFWLSRKINPRVDFRIYEFKYETKKIVIFEIPPAINQPIKFNNIAYIRVGSTTPKLIDYPDKERKIWNNINRKSFEKGIAKENVNVSEVLNLLDYAKYFSLTKQELPSETHQFIEKMIQHGLVKKVFDNCYDITNLGAILFAKNLKDFPTVKRKSVRVVPYKGNTRVNRLKEQEGLSGYAISFENLLDYVNDKLPYNEEISKSLRKEVKMYPEVAIREFVANALIHQDLSISGAGPMIEIFDNRIEITNTGEPLIDTDRFIDHPPRSRNEDMASFMRQIGVCEEGGTGIDRALISIALYQLPAPNFEKYENFTKVTLYAHKSLRDMTLDDKVRACFQHCILKYVENSRMTNATLRERLGIGEKNYPAASAIIKATIEKRLIKKSEKPKEYVPIWA
- a CDS encoding DUF5661 family protein, producing the protein MADINHFSAEEAKKIGEALGIDWSEFDVEQFQMGMDVELEHGTRSPKTNVTDDEPMMTGKIALAHLNEFADYYTRLAAMEKEADGYWKK